A genome region from Coraliomargarita parva includes the following:
- a CDS encoding phosphate ABC transporter substrate-binding protein translates to MNTPSILRALGAAALFSAASLHATETLVIKGSDTLGAKMVPQLAEAYKAKLDAKGIEVAFEIAAEGSSTGVASVIDGTAEIGMSSRDVKEKEVATAQSKGVNMKKITVAKDGIAIIVNEANPLETLSLEEIELIFTGDVADWSGVSTQTGAISAYTRNTSSGTYAVFQKMAMSSRDYGADSQKMAGNEQIASEVASNPNGIGYVGLAYISTPGVKVVPIDGIAPDSADYPLARPLYYLIDKNKPLSETANDFIGFTMSPEGQAIVNQVHFLPIY, encoded by the coding sequence ATGAATACACCATCCATCCTTCGTGCATTGGGCGCAGCTGCCCTCTTCAGCGCAGCCTCCCTCCATGCGACCGAAACTTTGGTCATCAAAGGCTCCGATACCCTCGGCGCTAAGATGGTCCCCCAACTGGCCGAAGCCTACAAGGCAAAGCTGGACGCCAAGGGCATTGAGGTTGCCTTCGAAATCGCCGCTGAAGGCTCTTCCACCGGCGTGGCCTCTGTAATTGACGGCACGGCTGAAATCGGGATGTCCTCCCGCGACGTCAAAGAAAAGGAAGTCGCCACCGCCCAAAGCAAGGGTGTGAACATGAAGAAGATCACCGTCGCAAAGGACGGGATCGCGATCATCGTCAACGAAGCCAATCCGCTCGAAACGCTCAGCCTTGAGGAAATCGAGCTCATCTTCACCGGCGATGTAGCCGACTGGTCCGGCGTCTCCACGCAAACAGGCGCCATTTCCGCCTATACGCGTAACACATCCTCCGGCACCTACGCTGTCTTCCAGAAAATGGCCATGTCGTCCCGCGACTATGGCGCCGACAGCCAAAAGATGGCCGGCAACGAACAAATTGCATCCGAAGTCGCCAGTAACCCGAATGGCATCGGCTATGTCGGTCTGGCCTATATCAGCACTCCGGGCGTAAAAGTGGTTCCCATCGACGGCATCGCGCCCGATTCAGCCGATTATCCTCTGGCACGCCCGCTCTACTACCTGATCGATAAGAACAAACCCCTGAGCGAAACCGCGAACGACTTCATCGGCTTCACCATGAGCCCGGAAGGCCAGGCGATCGTCAACCAAGTGCATTTCCTGCCGATCTACTAG
- the pstC gene encoding phosphate ABC transporter permease subunit PstC, with protein MPKQNLELSSDKPRFGRKRAVFLGKESDSIIKGFFGSSATVAIVILALITIFLFKEGAGFLGSYHRSLQTYRASGLEYVDILKTKQDDYTALTRYLNDIRAEWINKLKADGLTQKEINAQVASPEAKSLFLGYMRIGSDMRRFIREKMNTAIEIRDQHITNENLRATLENYASKIFEVRGESYRLTSEDKAQFILRLQEANRTNALNRELVTRNQQLIDKVQSGVELNAKDRKVFLELLEVQYDSVESSIVPVHFEEAVKKVTSGQEEYAALLEDLKQSIAETLPKADAINFDSAGIDARIIRFEALNQEFIENIPVHLRQLETWNPEQDVSFWHALGAFLTGREWITASDQQDWYGLIPLLSGSLLISAIALFFAVPLGVGAAIYVNQIGGPTERNLIKPYIEFVSAIPSVVIGFFGVVVFGEAIRLFSQLEWMQWVPFFPIQERLNAFTAGCLLALMAIPTIFTLAEDAINNIPRHFKEASLAIGATPLQTTLRVIVPTALSGIISAIMLGFGRVIGETMVVLLCAGNRIKIPDFSEGMGVFFEPVHTMTGIIAQEMGEVVRGSIHYRALFMVGIVLFFISLLINYSAQWVVKRYRKVGD; from the coding sequence ATGCCCAAGCAGAACCTAGAGCTTTCCAGCGACAAACCCAGATTCGGAAGAAAACGGGCGGTATTCCTTGGCAAGGAATCCGACAGCATCATCAAGGGCTTTTTTGGAAGCTCCGCGACCGTGGCGATCGTCATTCTCGCCCTGATCACGATTTTCCTATTCAAGGAAGGCGCCGGCTTCCTCGGCAGCTACCACCGCAGTCTCCAGACCTACCGTGCATCCGGCTTGGAGTATGTCGACATCCTCAAAACGAAGCAGGACGACTACACCGCCCTGACCCGCTATCTGAACGACATCCGGGCGGAGTGGATCAACAAGCTCAAAGCGGACGGCCTGACACAAAAGGAAATCAACGCGCAGGTTGCCTCGCCCGAAGCCAAATCGCTTTTCCTCGGCTACATGCGGATCGGCTCCGACATGCGCCGGTTCATCCGTGAAAAGATGAATACCGCCATTGAGATCCGGGACCAACACATCACCAACGAGAACCTCCGCGCCACCCTCGAAAACTACGCCAGCAAGATATTTGAAGTCCGCGGGGAAAGCTACCGCCTGACCAGCGAGGACAAGGCACAGTTCATCCTCCGGCTACAGGAAGCCAACCGCACGAATGCGCTGAACCGGGAACTGGTGACAAGAAACCAGCAGCTAATTGATAAAGTCCAATCAGGCGTGGAGTTGAACGCCAAAGACCGAAAAGTTTTCCTCGAACTGCTTGAAGTCCAATACGACTCCGTCGAGAGCTCGATCGTGCCGGTTCACTTTGAGGAAGCGGTCAAAAAGGTTACCAGCGGCCAAGAGGAATACGCCGCGCTCCTCGAAGACTTGAAGCAATCCATCGCAGAGACACTGCCGAAGGCCGATGCGATCAATTTCGACAGCGCGGGAATCGACGCACGCATCATTCGCTTCGAAGCGCTCAATCAGGAATTCATCGAGAATATACCGGTTCATCTCCGCCAACTGGAAACATGGAATCCGGAACAGGACGTATCCTTCTGGCATGCCTTGGGCGCATTTCTGACGGGACGTGAATGGATCACCGCAAGCGACCAGCAGGACTGGTACGGCCTGATCCCCCTGCTCTCCGGCTCGCTCCTCATCTCGGCGATTGCCCTGTTTTTTGCCGTGCCGCTCGGTGTCGGTGCTGCCATCTACGTGAACCAGATTGGTGGGCCCACCGAACGCAACCTGATCAAGCCTTATATCGAATTTGTTTCCGCCATCCCCTCCGTTGTGATCGGATTCTTCGGGGTGGTTGTCTTCGGCGAAGCGATCCGCTTGTTCTCACAATTGGAATGGATGCAATGGGTCCCGTTCTTCCCCATACAGGAACGACTCAACGCCTTTACCGCCGGTTGCCTGCTCGCGCTGATGGCGATCCCGACGATTTTCACATTGGCGGAGGATGCCATCAATAACATCCCGCGCCATTTTAAGGAGGCCTCGCTCGCCATCGGCGCGACTCCACTGCAAACCACCTTGCGTGTGATCGTCCCCACCGCGCTCTCAGGGATAATCTCAGCGATCATGCTCGGATTCGGCCGGGTGATCGGAGAAACCATGGTGGTGCTGCTCTGCGCCGGTAACCGCATCAAAATCCCCGACTTCAGCGAGGGCATGGGCGTCTTTTTCGAACCGGTTCACACCATGACCGGAATTATCGCACAGGAAATGGGTGAAGTCGTCCGCGGAAGTATCCACTACCGGGCCCTCTTCATGGTGGGCATCGTCCTTTTCTTCATCTCCCTGCTGATCAATTACAGCGCACAGTGGGTCGTCAAACGCTACCGAAAGGTGGGCGACTGA
- the pstA gene encoding phosphate ABC transporter permease PstA, translating to MHLFSHRRSHRKTAEQLTILFFRLSTYCIIAAAGYIFLNIAVNGSKAVFTSQAPFINFEFLTDKPQTLHVFEPKEIDTALKRINSEIIGLRAKRSALGSNQDEERAEYNAEIQALLKESKALDKERKAGRLMYSDTEFRALETPPSREAYSYNTYAYSGGGIGPAIIGTCLLVLGSIAIALTLGVLCAIYLSEYSKPGRMLQTIRLSILNLSGVPSIVFGLFGFGMFVLFFDWGVSMIAGWFTLAIMALPVIIAASEESMRAIPKGFREGSLALGASKWTSIRTNVLPYAMPGILTSSIMGIARVAGETAPIMFTAAFALRDRLPWEGLEKPTDFIFQGVMALPYHIYVVSSKIPQNEYTRDMQYGTAFVFLFIVGVFALSSIVLRIQVRKKYKW from the coding sequence ATGCACCTTTTCTCACATCGCAGATCCCACCGAAAAACCGCAGAGCAGTTAACCATCCTGTTCTTCCGTCTTTCAACCTACTGCATCATCGCCGCGGCCGGCTACATTTTCCTGAATATCGCGGTCAACGGCTCAAAGGCGGTCTTCACCAGTCAGGCTCCTTTCATCAATTTCGAATTTCTGACGGATAAGCCCCAGACCTTACATGTCTTCGAACCGAAAGAAATCGACACCGCACTGAAACGGATCAATTCCGAAATCATCGGCCTGCGCGCCAAGCGCAGTGCACTGGGCAGCAACCAGGACGAGGAACGGGCTGAATATAATGCCGAGATCCAGGCTCTACTAAAGGAGAGCAAAGCACTCGATAAGGAACGCAAGGCAGGGCGCCTGATGTACAGCGACACCGAGTTCCGCGCCTTGGAAACACCTCCCTCGCGCGAGGCCTACAGCTACAACACCTACGCCTACAGCGGTGGAGGGATCGGTCCGGCGATCATCGGTACATGCCTCCTCGTGCTCGGCTCAATCGCGATCGCCCTCACCCTGGGGGTGCTGTGCGCCATCTACCTGAGCGAATACAGCAAACCGGGCCGGATGCTCCAGACCATCCGCCTGTCCATTCTCAATCTGTCCGGGGTTCCCTCGATTGTCTTCGGCCTCTTTGGCTTTGGCATGTTCGTGCTCTTCTTCGACTGGGGTGTCTCCATGATTGCAGGCTGGTTCACCCTCGCGATCATGGCGCTGCCGGTGATCATTGCCGCCAGCGAGGAATCCATGCGTGCGATCCCCAAAGGCTTCCGTGAAGGTTCACTCGCACTAGGCGCCAGCAAATGGACATCGATCCGCACCAACGTGCTGCCCTACGCCATGCCCGGCATCCTGACCTCCTCCATCATGGGCATCGCCCGGGTCGCCGGCGAAACCGCTCCCATCATGTTCACGGCGGCATTCGCACTGCGCGACCGACTTCCCTGGGAAGGACTGGAAAAGCCGACCGACTTCATCTTTCAGGGTGTGATGGCCCTACCCTACCATATTTATGTCGTCAGTTCGAAGATTCCCCAGAACGAGTACACCCGCGACATGCAATATGGCACCGCCTTCGTGTTCCTCTTTATCGTCGGCGTCTTTGCTCTCAGCAGCATCGTCCTCCGGATCCAAGTCCGCAAGAAGTATAAATGGTAA
- the pstB gene encoding phosphate ABC transporter ATP-binding protein PstB produces MTDNVETSTTGSDRQAPIIEVSNFNFAYGDSQALFDINMNIKAKEVTAFIGPSGCGKSTFLRCFNRMNDLIDVARIMSGSVRISGIDIYGKDVDVIELRKYVGMVFQKSNPFPKSIYDNIAYGLRIQGIKKKSLIDDVVEECLRGAALWDEVKDRLNESALGMSGGQQQRLCIARALAVRPKILLMDEPCSALDPIATAKVEELIHELKKDYTIVIVTHNMQQAARVSDRTAFFYLGKLIEFDETDTIFMKPSNPQTEAYVSGRFG; encoded by the coding sequence ATGACAGACAACGTCGAGACATCTACCACCGGTTCCGATCGGCAGGCCCCGATCATTGAGGTGAGCAATTTCAACTTTGCTTACGGGGACTCCCAGGCCCTGTTCGATATCAACATGAACATCAAGGCCAAGGAGGTGACCGCATTCATCGGCCCTTCAGGTTGTGGCAAATCCACCTTTCTCCGCTGCTTCAACCGCATGAACGACCTGATTGACGTAGCCCGCATCATGAGCGGTTCGGTCCGGATCAGCGGGATCGACATCTATGGTAAAGACGTCGACGTCATCGAGCTGCGCAAATATGTCGGCATGGTCTTCCAGAAGTCCAACCCCTTCCCCAAGTCGATCTATGACAACATCGCCTACGGCCTTCGCATCCAGGGGATTAAGAAAAAGAGTTTAATCGACGATGTCGTCGAAGAGTGCCTACGCGGAGCAGCACTCTGGGATGAAGTCAAGGACCGGCTCAATGAAAGCGCACTGGGCATGTCAGGTGGACAGCAACAACGACTTTGCATCGCCCGGGCCCTCGCAGTCCGCCCCAAGATCCTGCTCATGGACGAACCTTGCTCCGCGCTGGATCCGATCGCGACCGCCAAGGTCGAAGAATTGATCCACGAACTGAAGAAAGACTACACCATCGTAATCGTCACCCATAACATGCAGCAAGCGGCCCGCGTCTCCGACCGCACCGCCTTCTTCTACCTTGGCAAGCTCATCGAATTCGATGAAACCGACACCATCTTCATGAAACCGTCCAATCCTCAAACCGAAGCCTATGTCTCCGGTCGCTTCGGATAA
- the phoU gene encoding phosphate signaling complex protein PhoU: MKRYFHNELQDIRTKLILLGEKAIEAGRMAISGFLENDLEKIEKALKLDDEIDNLEIEIDRAAVRYTTLRGPVSSDVRLVFVAIKASHDFERAGDEAHSIAKKARTILTNNPTVKEFYGLERMSALAFNLMQDAISCFVDEDIEKARDILKRDAEIDRINKQNFTELAGPEASASSLDNATRVNLILISKSLERIGDHAKNLAMEVIYLHTGE, encoded by the coding sequence ATGAAACGCTACTTTCATAACGAACTGCAGGACATTCGAACCAAGCTGATTCTCCTCGGCGAAAAGGCGATCGAAGCCGGGCGCATGGCCATCTCAGGCTTTCTTGAAAACGACTTGGAGAAAATCGAGAAGGCACTCAAGCTGGACGACGAGATCGACAACCTCGAGATCGAGATCGACCGCGCGGCCGTCCGCTACACCACGCTGCGAGGCCCGGTGTCCAGCGACGTCCGCCTTGTCTTTGTCGCCATCAAGGCAAGCCACGACTTTGAACGAGCCGGCGACGAAGCCCACAGCATCGCGAAAAAGGCCCGCACAATCCTAACAAACAATCCAACAGTCAAAGAATTCTATGGCTTGGAACGCATGAGCGCACTGGCCTTCAACCTGATGCAGGATGCCATCTCTTGCTTCGTCGATGAAGACATCGAGAAGGCCCGTGATATCCTGAAACGGGATGCTGAGATCGATCGTATCAACAAGCAGAACTTCACCGAACTGGCTGGGCCGGAGGCAAGCGCAAGCTCACTCGACAATGCGACCAGGGTCAATCTGATCCTAATCTCAAAATCGCTTGAACGCATCGGTGATCATGCCAAGAATCTTGCCATGGAAGTGATCTACCTGCACACAGGCGAATAA
- a CDS encoding lysophospholipid acyltransferase family protein, whose translation MAKNPGKEGTAKQLKWHEQCLLFVLAFCLRLWMRTLRFECSGPTEAFKAREAEPSILILWHNRLFAAIEFTRRHLRHRKISALISASGDGAWLASLLAKMGFESVRGSRNRRGAQSVRDLIACLQSGRDIAITPDGSQGPMYDMKPGAVAVAAKTGVPIVLMSFNFTRAWRLKTWDHFYLPYPFSKVTAEFAFPDMDELRACENTDERVVVIKKQMDGVTVDPLKV comes from the coding sequence ATGGCAAAAAATCCTGGTAAAGAGGGAACCGCAAAACAGCTGAAATGGCATGAACAGTGCCTGCTTTTCGTCTTGGCTTTTTGCCTGCGCCTATGGATGCGCACGCTTCGTTTTGAATGTAGTGGGCCGACCGAAGCTTTTAAAGCCCGGGAAGCTGAGCCCTCGATCCTGATTCTCTGGCACAACCGCCTGTTTGCCGCGATTGAGTTTACCCGGCGGCACTTGAGGCATCGCAAGATTTCCGCTTTAATCAGTGCCAGCGGGGACGGGGCCTGGCTGGCCTCCCTGCTTGCGAAGATGGGCTTCGAGTCAGTTCGTGGTTCACGCAATCGTAGAGGTGCCCAGTCGGTGCGCGACCTGATTGCGTGCCTGCAGTCCGGTCGTGATATTGCGATTACTCCGGATGGTTCGCAAGGGCCCATGTATGACATGAAACCGGGGGCGGTTGCGGTGGCCGCCAAAACGGGGGTGCCGATTGTGCTGATGTCGTTTAATTTCACCCGGGCCTGGCGCTTGAAGACGTGGGACCATTTTTATCTGCCTTACCCTTTCTCCAAAGTGACGGCGGAGTTTGCCTTCCCTGATATGGATGAACTCCGTGCGTGCGAAAATACGGATGAGCGGGTTGTCGTGATCAAGAAGCAGATGGACGGCGTGACGGTTGACCCTTTGAAAGTCTAG
- a CDS encoding glycine--tRNA ligase has product MTAQAASSENLMEELVGLCKRRGFIFPSSEIYGGYNGFFDYGPLGVELRNNIKNAWWRDMVHRRDDIVGLDSSIIMHPRIWKASGHVDGFSDPMVDCKESKLRYRADQLFVAPVVLDGNASGYVAFMEDADEAAIIKQAKKLRDSLGNKQAQLDESKLLEERTEFTEVDEAVRLQTLGPDASKVGSLTAPREFKLMFETKVGPLADDSATAYLRPETAQGIFANYKNIVDTGRVKIPFGIAQIGKAFRNEITPRNFIFRSREFEQMEIEYFIAPEADWKALHREWLDTCTNWLVSIGLPRESITEDIHPQEKLAFYSQATTDLMFHFPHGEQELWGVACRSDYDLKQHQEHSGKNMEIFDEASKSKFVPHVIEPSLGVDRTLLAVLTAAYCEDEVPNDKGQAEKRTLLKFSPRVAPYKAAVFPLLKNKPELVERAQAIYKRLQRRWNVFYDAAGAIGRRYRRQDEIGTPFGITIDFDTIEKDGTVTLRDRDTCEQRRVSEDELFDFLEEQIDG; this is encoded by the coding sequence ATGACAGCTCAAGCAGCATCCAGTGAAAACCTCATGGAAGAACTCGTCGGCCTCTGCAAACGCCGCGGTTTCATTTTTCCCTCTTCGGAAATCTACGGGGGTTACAACGGCTTTTTCGACTACGGTCCACTCGGTGTCGAACTTCGCAACAACATCAAGAACGCATGGTGGCGCGACATGGTGCACCGCCGTGACGATATCGTCGGCCTCGATTCCAGCATCATCATGCACCCCCGGATATGGAAAGCGTCCGGACACGTGGACGGCTTCTCCGACCCGATGGTTGACTGCAAGGAATCCAAGCTCCGCTACCGGGCCGACCAGCTCTTCGTCGCGCCGGTGGTCCTCGATGGCAATGCATCCGGCTATGTCGCCTTCATGGAAGATGCGGACGAAGCAGCCATCATCAAGCAGGCCAAGAAGCTGCGCGACTCCCTGGGCAACAAGCAAGCCCAACTCGACGAATCGAAACTACTGGAGGAACGCACCGAATTCACCGAAGTCGATGAAGCCGTCCGCCTGCAGACCTTGGGCCCGGATGCCTCCAAGGTCGGTTCGCTGACTGCTCCGCGTGAATTCAAGCTCATGTTCGAGACCAAAGTTGGCCCTCTGGCCGATGACTCCGCGACCGCATACCTGCGCCCGGAAACCGCCCAGGGCATCTTCGCCAACTACAAGAACATCGTCGATACCGGCCGTGTAAAAATCCCTTTCGGCATCGCCCAGATAGGGAAGGCTTTCCGCAATGAAATCACCCCGAGAAACTTCATCTTCCGCTCCCGCGAGTTCGAGCAGATGGAAATCGAATATTTCATCGCACCTGAGGCCGACTGGAAAGCCCTCCACCGCGAATGGCTCGACACCTGCACCAACTGGCTGGTCTCCATCGGACTGCCCCGCGAGTCCATCACCGAGGATATCCACCCGCAGGAAAAGCTGGCTTTCTATTCACAGGCAACGACCGACCTGATGTTCCACTTCCCGCACGGGGAACAGGAACTCTGGGGTGTCGCCTGCCGCAGCGATTACGACCTCAAGCAGCATCAGGAGCATTCCGGCAAGAACATGGAAATCTTCGACGAGGCTTCCAAGAGCAAGTTCGTGCCACATGTCATTGAGCCCTCGCTCGGGGTCGACCGCACCCTTTTGGCGGTCCTGACGGCCGCCTACTGCGAGGATGAAGTGCCGAACGACAAGGGCCAGGCCGAAAAGCGTACCCTGCTCAAGTTCAGCCCGCGGGTGGCCCCCTACAAAGCGGCGGTCTTCCCGCTCCTCAAGAACAAGCCGGAACTGGTGGAACGCGCCCAAGCCATCTACAAGCGCCTGCAACGCCGCTGGAATGTCTTCTACGATGCGGCCGGCGCCATCGGTCGGCGCTACCGCCGCCAGGATGAGATCGGAACACCATTTGGTATTACCATCGATTTCGATACCATCGAAAAGGATGGGACCGTCACCCTTCGGGATCGCGACACATGCGAGCAACGCCGCGTGAGTGAAGACGAACTCTTCGACTTCCTCGAAGAGCAAATCGACGGTTAA
- a CDS encoding SET domain-containing protein encodes MSKRLCKVAPSPIHKRGLFATADIEAGTDIIQYVGEKISKEESTRRALEWEEQARKKGAGLVYIFELDDDWDLDGRRGKNPARYINHSCDGNCEAINYDGEIWIVARKAIKEGEELTYDYGYDMEHFLDHPCECGADTCIGYIVREDQRKKVKKLLRGRKKKKKEKKSKKKA; translated from the coding sequence ATGTCAAAACGCCTGTGTAAAGTCGCTCCTTCCCCCATTCATAAACGTGGCCTTTTCGCTACAGCTGACATCGAAGCGGGTACTGACATTATTCAGTATGTAGGCGAAAAGATAAGTAAGGAGGAGTCGACGCGCAGAGCGTTGGAATGGGAGGAACAGGCGCGTAAAAAGGGCGCCGGACTGGTCTATATTTTCGAGCTCGACGACGACTGGGACCTGGATGGCCGGAGAGGCAAAAACCCCGCTCGTTATATCAATCACTCCTGTGATGGAAACTGTGAGGCGATCAACTACGATGGCGAGATCTGGATTGTCGCCCGCAAGGCGATCAAGGAAGGTGAAGAGCTGACCTATGATTACGGGTATGACATGGAGCACTTCCTGGATCATCCGTGTGAATGCGGGGCGGATACCTGTATCGGCTATATTGTCCGCGAGGACCAGCGAAAGAAGGTGAAGAAGCTCCTGCGTGGACGTAAGAAAAAGAAGAAGGAAAAGAAATCAAAGAAGAAGGCTTAA
- a CDS encoding NAD(P)H-dependent glycerol-3-phosphate dehydrogenase, translating to MNICILGAGAWGTAMALHLDRCGHAVTLVPRRIEQALAIASSRVNEDYLPGYPLPHTIQIGHELSPVLMEAEVVFLACPSKALRQLCLRLVDHLDAAWQLKLFVTMCKGLELETFKAPTETVSEVFPDIACAAFSGPTFAGEVAAGKPTAITFAVSADFEEAARYQEAFSSASLRVYLSRDVKGTELGGTLKNIYAIGAGLCDGLQLGDNAKAALLTRSLNEMVLLGQHLGGQQATFYGLSGFGDLVATCSGVWSRNRCFGERVGRGEAPATVIESQKTVVEGYRATKCLKALCEQKQIDAPILSQIYAILYEDKEPLAALQSLMSRELKHE from the coding sequence ATGAATATCTGTATTCTTGGAGCCGGTGCCTGGGGCACCGCCATGGCCCTTCACCTGGATCGTTGTGGTCATGCGGTGACGCTTGTGCCGCGACGCATCGAACAGGCATTGGCGATCGCTTCCTCCCGAGTGAACGAGGATTACCTGCCAGGGTACCCGCTGCCCCATACCATTCAGATCGGGCACGAACTCAGCCCGGTTCTGATGGAGGCGGAGGTGGTTTTTCTAGCATGCCCCTCAAAAGCTCTGCGCCAGCTCTGCCTTCGCTTGGTGGATCATTTGGATGCGGCTTGGCAGCTGAAGCTTTTTGTTACCATGTGCAAAGGGCTGGAGTTGGAGACTTTCAAGGCGCCGACTGAGACCGTCTCCGAGGTGTTCCCGGATATCGCCTGTGCTGCGTTTTCCGGGCCGACCTTTGCGGGGGAAGTCGCTGCCGGCAAGCCGACTGCGATCACCTTTGCGGTATCGGCGGATTTCGAGGAGGCTGCTCGTTACCAGGAAGCTTTCAGTAGCGCTTCGCTCCGGGTGTATCTCTCCCGTGATGTCAAAGGCACGGAACTCGGGGGGACACTGAAGAACATCTATGCCATCGGAGCCGGCTTATGTGATGGACTACAGCTCGGAGATAATGCGAAAGCCGCACTCCTGACCCGCAGCCTGAATGAGATGGTTCTCCTGGGCCAACATCTCGGTGGGCAGCAGGCGACCTTTTACGGATTGAGTGGGTTTGGCGACTTGGTTGCCACTTGCTCAGGTGTCTGGAGCCGAAACCGCTGTTTTGGTGAGCGGGTCGGTCGAGGGGAGGCTCCTGCCACCGTGATTGAAAGCCAGAAGACAGTTGTGGAAGGCTATCGGGCGACGAAATGCCTGAAGGCACTCTGCGAACAGAAGCAGATTGACGCGCCAATTCTCTCGCAAATCTACGCGATTCTTTACGAGGACAAGGAGCCTCTGGCCGCTCTCCAGTCCCTTATGAGCCGTGAACTTAAACATGAGTGA
- the panB gene encoding 3-methyl-2-oxobutanoate hydroxymethyltransferase, with protein sequence MSITTQKISRLKGERPIVAVTAYDAAMAHYADAAGVDLILVGDSVGTTQLGFDTTVPVTLDMMLHHAAAVARAKPDALVVADIPFALAHDDFSSILNASRRLMQEGGAQAVKLEGGVLLAPTVERLVAAGIPVLGHIGLLPQQFHQLGGYRKFGRTDLEKDILLKDAQALEEAGCFAIIAEMMDGTLAGTIAAEIGIPLIGIGSGPHCDGQILVCNDLLGMNAGYVPSFVKQYAQIGEQAQAAFAAYAEEVRNRKFPS encoded by the coding sequence TTGAGTATTACCACGCAGAAAATTTCTCGTTTGAAGGGGGAGCGGCCCATTGTGGCGGTGACCGCTTATGATGCCGCGATGGCGCATTATGCAGATGCCGCGGGCGTCGATCTGATTTTGGTCGGTGATTCCGTGGGCACGACGCAGTTGGGCTTCGATACGACGGTCCCGGTTACGCTCGACATGATGTTACATCATGCGGCTGCGGTCGCCCGGGCCAAGCCGGATGCGCTTGTTGTCGCGGACATTCCTTTCGCGTTGGCTCACGATGACTTTTCCTCGATTTTGAATGCCTCCCGCCGCTTGATGCAGGAAGGGGGCGCCCAAGCGGTCAAGTTGGAGGGAGGGGTTCTGTTGGCGCCGACGGTTGAGCGCTTGGTCGCCGCGGGGATCCCGGTTTTGGGGCATATCGGTCTCTTGCCACAGCAGTTTCATCAACTCGGCGGCTACCGTAAGTTCGGCCGTACGGACCTGGAGAAAGATATCTTGTTGAAGGATGCCCAGGCGCTGGAGGAAGCCGGCTGTTTCGCCATTATTGCTGAAATGATGGATGGCACACTGGCCGGAACCATCGCGGCGGAAATCGGCATCCCCCTGATCGGCATTGGTAGCGGTCCGCATTGTGACGGCCAGATTCTCGTCTGTAATGATTTACTCGGCATGAACGCCGGATATGTGCCCTCCTTTGTCAAGCAGTACGCCCAGATCGGCGAGCAAGCCCAGGCCGCTTTCGCGGCCTATGCTGAAGAAGTACGAAATCGTAAATTCCCCTCATGA
- a CDS encoding response regulator, with protein MKILVAEDDLISRKLLLTTLRQFGHDVTAFDNGGEAWAAFDESPFRVIVSDWLMPGVDGLDLCRKVRSRPSTDYTYFILLTANARGKETYLEAMKAGIDDFMAKPLDRDQIWMRLQVAERILRYTTQISTLESMMPICSYCKRVRDDNNYWQQVETYISSRTGANFSHSVCPTCYDKVVKVELEQMRAEDAEKQD; from the coding sequence ATGAAAATCTTGGTAGCTGAAGACGATTTGATTTCACGTAAGCTCTTGCTGACGACTTTGCGCCAGTTCGGGCATGACGTGACGGCTTTTGATAATGGTGGAGAGGCTTGGGCCGCATTCGACGAATCGCCGTTCCGGGTGATTGTCAGCGACTGGCTCATGCCGGGAGTCGATGGTTTGGATTTGTGCCGTAAGGTACGTTCCCGTCCCTCGACCGATTATACCTATTTCATCCTGCTGACTGCAAATGCCCGAGGTAAAGAGACCTATCTGGAAGCGATGAAGGCCGGCATTGACGATTTTATGGCGAAGCCGCTGGACCGCGACCAGATCTGGATGCGCCTGCAAGTGGCGGAACGTATTCTTCGCTATACCACTCAGATTAGTACCCTCGAAAGCATGATGCCGATTTGCTCCTATTGCAAACGGGTTCGCGACGACAATAACTACTGGCAGCAGGTGGAGACTTATATTTCGTCGCGTACGGGTGCGAATTTCAGCCACAGTGTCTGTCCGACCTGCTATGATAAGGTGGTCAAGGTGGAGCTGGAGCAGATGCGCGCTGAGGATGCCGAAAAGCAGGACTAA